ttttgctttattttacccACATCTGCTATTTTTAGCCTAGAATCTCGAGTTTCTACCTCAACGATGCAACAATGCTCCATGTATACCACCCTCTTCTTTTTATTCGAGACAGCCAGTGAGAAGCTTTGCTAAAAGCATATCCAGATGATCTAAATTCTAAATTCCCTTTCATAGAAATCTCAACAATTTTCATTAGCTATCTCACCTTTTAAGCTTTTTAGAAAGAATTGGTCCTTCACAGCATAATCTTTCTCAAACAAACAATCCGTTCTCTCATAGTTCTACTTATTtacacattttattttcattttgaaaattgaCACCAAGCTAATAGCTTCAACTCTGTTCCACAATTTCCCCATGGAATAGTGTCATCTTGCTAATCTtgatataaataacattaagtAAAGAAAcatgatattttcttttaaccaGAGTTTAAGCCTTCTAACCACTCCCTATGCTTTTCAACATTGCTTCAAGCCTTCTAACCAAGATAATGGATGTGAAAAAcaataaacttcaaaaacttcCAATAGTTAGATAAATGATCCTGAAACTAATAACAAGCATTCCTACATAAAATTATTGGGCACAAAAGTCATAGGACAAGAAAGAAACAAACCTCAGCAGCACTGATTTTGTCAGGGCGAGAAACATAATCCTCCAGATCTACCTCATCACTCAAGTTCATCTTGGCTGTGCAAACCTGATCAAACCATCAAGAGGTTAGCTAGCAGATGAAAATAAACTACaaattttttcaatataaaagGCACTGAGTCAGCAAAACAAGCGAAAATTTGCCACTCAGAAAGTCAGAATATAAAATTTCCAGTGAATCATATAGAATACCCATAAGACTTGCCTGAAATACAAGCCTCTTTTGACGTCTATCAGGCAAAGGGAACTCAATTTTACGATCAAGCCTTCCAGGACGCAACAGAGCAGGGTCCAAAGTGTCTGCTCTGTTAGTTGCCATAATAACTTTAACATTAACTGTTTGGTCAAAACCATCCATCTGAAGAAAAGAACAGGTAATTAAACCAACACTTCAGAAAATATCTAAAATCATAGGGAAGTGTAGCCCAACCAAATAGCTAGAGGTTAAGAGAAACAAAAACTAATTCACAGCAGCCCATCAGAAATTAGTAACTACTAATAGTAGTAACAACCTACTCACAGCACCTAACATAAATATCATTTCATAGATACCTGATTCAAAAGTTCCATAAGGATACGCTGTACTTCTCTATCAGCTCCAGTTTGGGCATCAAATCTAGCAGTGGCTATTGCATCAACCtcatcaataaatataatagcAGGCGCATTCTCTTTAGCGAGACGAAATACATCACGAACCATTCGTggaccctaaaataaaaatggcAGGGAAGATTTGAAGATGTTGCTCTAAACCATTGATCAAAACACATACAATCAATGGATTTGAAACTCCTAGGAAACTTTAGgaacaacattaattaaaatcattgaGTTGAAACTAAACACCAATGATATcccaataaaataaacaatcccCGAATTTGATACTGAATGTAAATAGCAGAATAGCATCAGGAATTATGAATTGGAAACccataattttcaaaaagaaacaaagatagCAGAGTAAGTTACAACATTGTCAACATCGCATCCAAATGAAGATGACTTAGAAATCATACCTCACCAAGATACTTTTGCACAAACTCAGATCCTACAACCCTGATGAAGGCGGCAGTGGTATGATTAGCAACAGCTTTGGCAAGCATTGTTTTGCCAGTGCCAGGGGGTCCATACAGTAAAACACCACGAGGAGGATCAATACCAATTTGTTTGTATAGTTCATGATGTGTAAGGGGTAGCTCCACAGCCTCACGGATTTCCTGTTTCTGGATATCACATCCTCCAATGTCCTAAAAAAGATCAAATACATCAAAGGGGGATAAGGACATGCAACAATTAAACTCAAAGAAAAGGGGATAAATTATACTACATAATAACATGCCAGTAATTTTTCATGCATCATCATCACTCTCATCTTCCTTATCAGAATCCATCTCAAATCTCAATCCTGGGAAGGTCCAAGTTCTCACCAAAACAGAATGATGGACCAAAACTTTCAGTGTCACTGTTACCACCTTTGCAACTACTTAGACTCATACATCACACAATTAAATAAACATCTAATCAtcgatatttttaaaatatagcaTCAACTCCTGGATCCCACGCTGCAtataaagaacaaaaagaaactcCCCAAGGCTTATTTATGGGTCTCACAAACACTTGAagtaatgacatttttttaaatcttaaactGCAACCACTAAACCAAGACACTTCAATTCCTCTAAACAAACTCAACAGTTTTTATTGTCTAGCGTTAAGTCTACAAACCTGGGGCAATGTTGATTCACTTCAGTAATACTAATAAATACTACCCCATTCTCATATCTTTTGATGTTTTAGAATTTCAAAGtctaattaatacttttttccTCAAATATACCCTAATTTAAACGAGAACAAAAACCCTAGAAATCATCTCTCGCCACAATAACCTAAAATTCGATAGAGAAAACCACGATACGTAATGAAACTGAATTTTCAATTGCTCTCACAACGCCTGACAAAACTCCAACTACAAACCACTTCAAAGATATTCCAATCAAGCCAAACATTAATTTTACCCGCAAGAAGCCCTAACCAAAgtgcaataaaaaatataaactataagaaACTAAACCAGCACTAGACCAAAAACCCTAGTTATCACCTTTTGCCACTGTAACCTAAAATCGATAGGGAAAACAAAACTAACACTATAAGCAGCGTCAGGCCAACTAGAaatcattttaaagaaattCCAATCAAGCAAACAAAATTCATTTAGCCGCACCTAACCCTAATCAAACTGcaattaaaagaaattgaaCCCTAAAAATCATCATTCGCCACGGTAACCTAAAATTCGAtaggaaaaacaacaaaatgtaACGAAACCGACATTATAAGTGACGTCAGGCTTCTCGGACTGGCTGAGGAGCGAGATGCTGGAGTCGGCCTCCGGCGGCAGCACCTCGACGAGCGCGTTGGAGTGGCGGTGGAGCGCGACGGAAGCAGAAGGCTTGAGCAATTCGCGGTTGATAGTGCTGAGGATTCTGACGTAGTAGTTGGATCCTGCGGTGGATCCAACGATGCCGTTGTTCTGGTCGATCATCTCCATGAACTGGCCTATGACGAGCGGCACCGACTGGATCCGCTTCACCTCCTCCATCGCGCGGAGGAGCTCGCGCCTGAGATTCTTCAGTTCGTCCTTCACATACTCCTCCTGGATGTCGACGAACTCGAGCTGACGCACTAGGGATTTGAGGCGGCTGTAGAGATCTTCCTCATCGAAGGCCGTGGCGTCGCCGCCTTGGAGGTAGGCGGACTTTGTCGACGGGAGGAAGGGCG
The nucleotide sequence above comes from Glycine soja cultivar W05 chromosome 11, ASM419377v2, whole genome shotgun sequence. Encoded proteins:
- the LOC114376852 gene encoding 26S proteasome regulatory subunit 6B homolog, which encodes MAASAMVLDPPPFLPSTKSAYLQGGDATAFDEEDLYSRLKSLVRQLEFVDIQEEYVKDELKNLRRELLRAMEEVKRIQSVPLVIGQFMEMIDQNNGIVGSTAGSNYYVRILSTINRELLKPSASVALHRHSNALVEVLPPEADSSISLLSQSEKPDVTYNDIGGCDIQKQEIREAVELPLTHHELYKQIGIDPPRGVLLYGPPGTGKTMLAKAVANHTTAAFIRVVGSEFVQKYLGEGPRMVRDVFRLAKENAPAIIFIDEVDAIATARFDAQTGADREVQRILMELLNQMDGFDQTVNVKVIMATNRADTLDPALLRPGRLDRKIEFPLPDRRQKRLVFQVCTAKMNLSDEVDLEDYVSRPDKISAAEISAICQEAGMHAVRKNRYVILPKDFEKGYRTNVKKPDTNFEFYK